A window of the Patagioenas fasciata isolate bPatFas1 chromosome 32, bPatFas1.hap1, whole genome shotgun sequence genome harbors these coding sequences:
- the ICAM5 gene encoding intercellular adhesion molecule 5 isoform X1: MAPPLPPARLLPPLILALAGAARGTFSVGSWPRVAVVPFGGSVAINCSRGGCAGGNATLGLDPPPGAAAAVSAGAAGRRWQSFRLLNVSRWDPGPATCRGRCGRAEANASTRILVYRLPERVVLEPVAPVAVGESRNLTCRVLEVAPLGNLTVTLRRGAETLRTQGFGGARGSASVAVSHVLTAAPGDHGQDVTCHAELSLRPHGPLFARAAAPRTLSVFALPEPPQLRAPPILEAGASASASCQLTGAFPAAAVRLGVTLAGQSLNVTVTAAGDVLTAATTLSPTAPGRLDLSCTAAVATAARTARQPLHVYRFPAPVLELSPAPVPAGAEVTALCRAGPADPPGVRLQLRDAAGGVLAEGPRPRLELRLAARREDDGRRLGCRASLALGDNTVTKDAAARLAVLYMPEMSSSDCPGNRTWLRGTQEALSCRATGNPAPTVTCGRNGSAVSTAEPEPVTRSRAGTYVCTAANSQGTRSRLVTVRVEYEPTLSERGCPARRTWLEGERRELLCRADGDPPPSTRCARDGDAARGWGGRAVTRADAGRYVCRATNKHGAAVRSVTVTVEYQPSLGDPGCPARRRWVEGAPLDLSCVASGNPPPSVACAKVGTPPEPPRGPNVTRAHAGTYECRATNAHGSAARNVTVAVEYSPSVPELRVLPSPAVPLGASFTVECRSEGLPPPLLRWALPPAPNLLVAPDNRSVAVAAAGTRNRGLYTCTAANAHGRAQRSVRVHVHEGGAALAAALGSVGAVTALALAAAGGAYLRSTACKKGEYDVRRAEGSGGARAHHGHHGHHHGHHHGHHGHHGHHHGHHGHRGELHAIPLAQP, translated from the exons atggcccccccgcTCCCGCCCGCGCGGCTGCTGCCCCCGCTCATCCTGGCGCTCGCAG GGGCGGCGCGGGGCACGTTCTCGGTGGGCTCGTGGCCGCGCGTGGCCGTGGTGCCGTTCGGGGGCTCGGTCGCCATCAACTGCAGccgcgggggctgcgcggggggcAACGCCACGCTGGGGCTGGACCCCCCCCCCGGCGCGGCCGCCGCCGTGAGCGCCGGGGCCGCCGGGCGCCGCTGGCAAAGCTTCCGGCTGCTCAACGTGTCGCGCTGGGACCCCGGCCCCGCCACCTGCCGCGGGCGCTGCGGCCGCGCCGAGGCCAACGCCAGCACCCGCATCCTCGTCTACC GGCTGCCGGAGCGCGTGGTGCTGGAGCCGGTGGCGCCGGTGGCGGTCGGCGAGAGCCGCAACCTGACGTGCCGGGTGCTGGAGGTGGCGCCGCTGGGGAACCTGACGGTGACGCTGCGGCGCGGCGCCGAGACGCTGCGCACCCAGGGCTTCGGCGGCGCCCGCGGCAGCGCCAGCGTGGCCGTGAGCCACGTGCTGACCGCCGCGCCCGGCGACCACGGCCAGGACGTCACCTGCCACGCCGAGCTGTCCCTGCGCCCCCACGGGCCCCTGTTCGCCCGCGCCGCCGCGCCGCGCACGCTCTCCGTCTTCG CGCTCCCggagcccccgcagctccgcgctcCCCCGATCCTGGAAGCCGGTGCCAGCGCCAGCGCCAGCTGCCAGCTCACCGGCGCCTTCCCCGCCGCCGCCGTCCGCCTCGGCGTCACCCTGGCCGGCCAGAGCCTCAACGTCACGGTCACGGCCGCCGGGGACGTCCTGACGGCCGCCACCACGCTGTCCCCCACCGCGCCGGGCCGGCTGGACCTCAGCTGCACCGCGGCCGTGGCCACGGCGGCGCGGACGGCGCGGCAGCCGCTCCACGTTTACC GTTTCCCGGCTCCGGTGCTGGAGCTGAGCCCGGCGCCGGTGCCGGCGGGCGCCGAGGTGACCGCGCTGtgccgcgccggccccgccgacCCCCCCGGGGTGCGGCTGCAGCTCCGCGACGCCGCCGGGGGGGTCCTGGCCGAGGGGCCGCGGCCGCGGTTGGAGCTGCGCTTGGCGGCGCGGCGGGAGGACGACGGGCGGCGCTTGGGCTGCCGCGCCAGCCTGGCCCTCGGTGACAACACGGTGACCAAGGACGCGGCCGCCCGGCTCGCCGTGCTCT ACATGCCCGAAATGTCCTCGAGCGACTGTCCCGGCAACCGCACGTGGCTGCGCGGGACGCAGGAAGCGCTTTCCTGCCGCGCCACCGGCAACCCCGCGCCCACCGTCACCTGCGGCCGCAACGGCAGCGCCGTCAGCACCGCCGAGCCGGAGCCCGTCACCCGCTCCCGCGCCGGCACCTACGTCTGCACCGCCGCCAACAGCCAGGGCACGCGGAGCCGCCTGGTCACCGTCCGCGTGGAGT ACGAGCCCACGCTGAGCGAGCGCGGTTGCCCGGCGCGGCGCACGTGGCTGGAGGGCGAGCGGCGGGAGCTGCTGTGCCGCGCCGACGGGGACCCCCCGCCCAGCACCCGCTGCGCCCGCGATGGCGACGCCGCCCGCGGTTGGGGCGGCCGCGCCGTGACCCGCGCCGACGCCGGGCGCTACGTGTGCCGCGCCACCAACAAGCACGGGGCGGCCGTCCGGAGCGTCACCGTCACCGTGGAGT ACCAGCCCAGCCTGGGTGACCCCGGCTGCCCCGCTCGGCGCCGCTGGGTGGAGGGGGCGCCGCTGGACCTGAGCTGCGTGGCCAGCGGGAACCCCCCCCCCAGCGTGGCCTGCGCCaaagtggggacccccccggagcccccgcgCGGCCCCAACGTCACCCGCGCCCACGCCGGCACCTACGAGTGCCGCGCCACCAACGCCCACGGCTCCGCAGCGCGCAACGTCACCGTGGCCGTGGAGT ACAGCCCCTcggtgccggagctgcgggtGCTGCCGTCGCCCGCCGTGCCGCTGGGCGCCAGCTTCACGGTCGAGTGCCGATCGGAGGGGCTCCCCCCGCCGCTGCTGCGCTGGGCGCTGCCCCCGGCCCCCAACCTGCTCGTGGCCCCCGACAACCGCTCGGTGGCCGTGGCGGCCGCCGGGACCCGCAACCGCGGCCTCTACACCTGCACGGCCGCCAACGCCCACGGCCGCGCGCAGCGCAGCGTCCGCGTGCACGTGCACG agGGCGGCGCGGCgctggcggcggcgctgggcTCGGTGGGCGCTGTCACCGCGCTGGCGCTGGCGGCCGCGGGCGGCGCCTACCTGAGGAGCACGGCCTGCAAGAAGGGCGAGTACGACGTGCGCCGCGCCGAGGGCTCCGGCGGCGCCCGCGCCCACCACGGACACCACGGACACCACCACGGACACCACCACGGACACCACGGACACCACGGACACCACCACGGACACCACGGACACCGCGGCGAGCTCCACGCCATCCCGCTCGCCCAACCCTGA
- the ICAM5 gene encoding intercellular adhesion molecule 5 isoform X2: protein MAPPLPPARLLPPLILALAGAARGTFSVGSWPRVAVVPFGGSVAINCSRGGCAGGNATLGLDPPPGAAAAVSAGAAGRRWQSFRLLNVSRWDPGPATCRGRCGRAEANASTRILVYRLPERVVLEPVAPVAVGESRNLTCRVLEVAPLGNLTVTLRRGAETLRTQGFGGARGSASVAVSHVLTAAPGDHGQDVTCHAELSLRPHGPLFARAAAPRTLSVFALPEPPQLRAPPILEAGASASASCQLTGAFPAAAVRLGVTLAGQSLNVTVTAAGDVLTAATTLSPTAPGRLDLSCTAAVATAARTARQPLHVYRFPAPVLELSPAPVPAGAEVTALCRAGPADPPGVRLQLRDAAGGVLAEGPRPRLELRLAARREDDGRRLGCRASLALGDNTVTKDAAARLAVLYMPEMSSSDCPGNRTWLRGTQEALSCRATGNPAPTVTCGRNGSAVSTAEPEPVTRSRAGTYVCTAANSQGTRSRLVTVRVEYEPTLSERGCPARRTWLEGERRELLCRADGDPPPSTRCARDGDAARGWGGRAVTRADAGRYVCRATNKHGAAVRSVTVTVEYQPSLGDPGCPARRRWVEGAPLDLSCVASGNPPPSVACAKVGTPPEPPRGPNVTRAHAGTYECRATNAHGSAARNVTVAVESPRCRSCGCCRRPPCRWAPASRSSADRRGSPRRCCAGRCPRPPTCSWPPTTARWPWRPPGPATAASTPARPPTPTAARSAASACTCTRAARRWRRRWARWALSPRWRWRPRAAPT from the exons atggcccccccgcTCCCGCCCGCGCGGCTGCTGCCCCCGCTCATCCTGGCGCTCGCAG GGGCGGCGCGGGGCACGTTCTCGGTGGGCTCGTGGCCGCGCGTGGCCGTGGTGCCGTTCGGGGGCTCGGTCGCCATCAACTGCAGccgcgggggctgcgcggggggcAACGCCACGCTGGGGCTGGACCCCCCCCCCGGCGCGGCCGCCGCCGTGAGCGCCGGGGCCGCCGGGCGCCGCTGGCAAAGCTTCCGGCTGCTCAACGTGTCGCGCTGGGACCCCGGCCCCGCCACCTGCCGCGGGCGCTGCGGCCGCGCCGAGGCCAACGCCAGCACCCGCATCCTCGTCTACC GGCTGCCGGAGCGCGTGGTGCTGGAGCCGGTGGCGCCGGTGGCGGTCGGCGAGAGCCGCAACCTGACGTGCCGGGTGCTGGAGGTGGCGCCGCTGGGGAACCTGACGGTGACGCTGCGGCGCGGCGCCGAGACGCTGCGCACCCAGGGCTTCGGCGGCGCCCGCGGCAGCGCCAGCGTGGCCGTGAGCCACGTGCTGACCGCCGCGCCCGGCGACCACGGCCAGGACGTCACCTGCCACGCCGAGCTGTCCCTGCGCCCCCACGGGCCCCTGTTCGCCCGCGCCGCCGCGCCGCGCACGCTCTCCGTCTTCG CGCTCCCggagcccccgcagctccgcgctcCCCCGATCCTGGAAGCCGGTGCCAGCGCCAGCGCCAGCTGCCAGCTCACCGGCGCCTTCCCCGCCGCCGCCGTCCGCCTCGGCGTCACCCTGGCCGGCCAGAGCCTCAACGTCACGGTCACGGCCGCCGGGGACGTCCTGACGGCCGCCACCACGCTGTCCCCCACCGCGCCGGGCCGGCTGGACCTCAGCTGCACCGCGGCCGTGGCCACGGCGGCGCGGACGGCGCGGCAGCCGCTCCACGTTTACC GTTTCCCGGCTCCGGTGCTGGAGCTGAGCCCGGCGCCGGTGCCGGCGGGCGCCGAGGTGACCGCGCTGtgccgcgccggccccgccgacCCCCCCGGGGTGCGGCTGCAGCTCCGCGACGCCGCCGGGGGGGTCCTGGCCGAGGGGCCGCGGCCGCGGTTGGAGCTGCGCTTGGCGGCGCGGCGGGAGGACGACGGGCGGCGCTTGGGCTGCCGCGCCAGCCTGGCCCTCGGTGACAACACGGTGACCAAGGACGCGGCCGCCCGGCTCGCCGTGCTCT ACATGCCCGAAATGTCCTCGAGCGACTGTCCCGGCAACCGCACGTGGCTGCGCGGGACGCAGGAAGCGCTTTCCTGCCGCGCCACCGGCAACCCCGCGCCCACCGTCACCTGCGGCCGCAACGGCAGCGCCGTCAGCACCGCCGAGCCGGAGCCCGTCACCCGCTCCCGCGCCGGCACCTACGTCTGCACCGCCGCCAACAGCCAGGGCACGCGGAGCCGCCTGGTCACCGTCCGCGTGGAGT ACGAGCCCACGCTGAGCGAGCGCGGTTGCCCGGCGCGGCGCACGTGGCTGGAGGGCGAGCGGCGGGAGCTGCTGTGCCGCGCCGACGGGGACCCCCCGCCCAGCACCCGCTGCGCCCGCGATGGCGACGCCGCCCGCGGTTGGGGCGGCCGCGCCGTGACCCGCGCCGACGCCGGGCGCTACGTGTGCCGCGCCACCAACAAGCACGGGGCGGCCGTCCGGAGCGTCACCGTCACCGTGGAGT ACCAGCCCAGCCTGGGTGACCCCGGCTGCCCCGCTCGGCGCCGCTGGGTGGAGGGGGCGCCGCTGGACCTGAGCTGCGTGGCCAGCGGGAACCCCCCCCCCAGCGTGGCCTGCGCCaaagtggggacccccccggagcccccgcgCGGCCCCAACGTCACCCGCGCCCACGCCGGCACCTACGAGTGCCGCGCCACCAACGCCCACGGCTCCGCAGCGCGCAACGTCACCGTGGCCGTGGAGT CCCCTcggtgccggagctgcgggtGCTGCCGTCGCCCGCCGTGCCGCTGGGCGCCAGCTTCACGGTCGAGTGCCGATCGGAGGGGCTCCCCCCGCCGCTGCTGCGCTGGGCGCTGCCCCCGGCCCCCAACCTGCTCGTGGCCCCCGACAACCGCTCGGTGGCCGTGGCGGCCGCCGGGACCCGCAACCGCGGCCTCTACACCTGCACGGCCGCCAACGCCCACGGCCGCGCGCAGCGCAGCGTCCGCGTGCACGTGCACG agGGCGGCGCGGCgctggcggcggcgctgggcTCGGTGGGCGCTGTCACCGCGCTGGCGCTGGCGGCCGCGGGCGGCGCCTACCTGA